From the genome of Sediminibacter sp. Hel_I_10:
AATAGAGTCGTTGGCCTTAATGGCTTTAATAAGATGAAATTGATGCTGAATTTTGTATGCTTCCGTCATGTTAATAGCTTAGCATGAGAAAGATACTGTTTTTTCAATTTACTTCAAATAGTTCGGCTTTAAATCACAGTATTGAACCGATATGACATGTTATCTTTATAATTTTATAGTTTAATACTGATCTTCATATTCTAATTGTTCCCAATTCACCTCGTTAGTGGATGAATCAACATTTGGATTCCAATTGCCGTTATTAGCGCCTATGTATTGGTCATTAGTGCCTTTGTATACTTGATCATAGTAGCCATCGACTTGGTATTGATTTCCTCCTTGGTCTACCATGGTGTTGCGTTCCCAAATACCATTAATGGTTTTGGATTGTCCAGCATCGGTCATGGCATTTCGACGCTTCCAGCTATTGTAACTGTCATCTAATATAGAACTATTGACCTTGGCGTTATCTCTCATAATGCGACCTTGATTTTCAATAGCTGCCATGCGGTTATTATGTTCAATGTTACCTTGCTGTGTTTTTTGGGCCCAATATTGATTGTTGGTTTGTAGCCAGTTAGGATTTACCTGAATTTCTGATATCGCACGGATATAGTCTTTTTTAGCCTGCTCATAATACGGCTCAGGCGCGTCCAAAACATTAACCGTATAGCCCCAATCCATTCCACCAATAGCGGTATACTGGTTTGTGAAATAACGTATGATGATGATGGACTTATTACCTTCGTGATCTTCCCATTCTGTCGCTATACATTGAAACTGTTTGTTTTCTGGAGTAGACTTAAACATAGCATCGTTTCGCTGCTTATCGTCGTTCGCAATTTGAGGTAATTCGAATTGATTAGTAAGTTTAATGTTTTTTGGTGCTAAAAAAGGCTTAAATTCTTCATTTATGATCCGTTCTACAGATTTCGGAGGCTTGACTTCGCTACCTCTCTGTTGGGCATAAGCGTTCATTTGAGAGTTGTTGGAATAATAAAAAGATTTAAAAAGTTCGCCATAGACCTTAACGCCATTTGGCCCTTCAAAAAGAACATTCTTCTTTCTGTTATTTACTTCTTTCCAACTCTTTGGAATCGGCATAATTCCGTAGACCATCTTGAATTGACTGTTCATGATGGTATATGTCTTAAGTCCCGTTTCTGAAATAGGATTTTTTGAGTTTTGCAGTTCTGAAATGGGTGCTATGGAAGCTCCCTTGAGATCAATTGGCGTATTGATCTTTAAAGAATCTACAATCTTATGGGCTGCGTAAGGTGTTTGTTTTGAATCTTCTCCACAAGAGAAAATGAACAGGTTGATAAGTATCAAGAGGGTGTAGACTGTTTTCATTTGACCAATAGTTTATATGTTCTATTGGTTTATCGAAAACAATTCTAAAATGTCATCACTTTATTTATCTTTTTTTTGTGTCTTTATATTTTTCGCCCAATTGCGTAAGCATTTCTTTTGCGATGGCTTCTAAATCGAATGAGTGGCTCCAACCCCAATCGTTTCTAGCGGCAGAGTCGTCTATTGACTTTGGCCAGCTGTCTGCAATATCCTGTCTAAAATCTGGACGGTAAAACATCTTAAATTCAGGAATGTGTCTTTTTATAATTTCGGAAAGCATCTCTGGAGTAAAACTAATGGCCGCTAAATTATAAGAGGATCTTATTTTTACGGTGTCTGCTGGTGCTTGCATGATTTTTACGGTGGCATCTATAGCATCATCCATAAAAATCATAGGGAGTTCTGTATCTTTAGACAAGAAGCTCTCATAGCTTTGATCAAGTATGGCTTGATGAAAGATCTCCACAGCATAATCTGTAGTGCCTCCACCAGGCATCGTTTTCCAACTAATAATCCCTGGATAGCGTAAACTTCTGACGTCTACACCGTATTTATCATGATAGTATTCGCACCAGCGCTCCCCAACTTGTTTGGTAATGCCGTACACCGTAGAAGGCTCCATGGAGGTATGTTGAGGGGTGTCTGTTCTTGGTGTTGTGTCTCCAAAAACCGCTATACTTGATGGCCAAAACACGTGTTTTATAATTCCATCTTTGGCAAGATTAAGAACATGAAATAAGGAATTCATGTTTAAGTCCCAGGCTTTCATAGGATACTTCTCTCCAGTGGCGCTTAGCATGGCCGCTAATAAATAAATGGTATCTATTTTATGCTTATCTACACAGATTTTTACAGATGCATAATCTTGTGCATCTACAATTTCAAATAGTCCAGAATTAACAACTTCTGAATTTTGGTAGTTGATATCGCTTGCAATAACATTGTCTTTACCATAAAGGTCTCTTAATTTTATAGTGAGCTCTGAGCCTATTTGACCGCCGGCACCTATGATAAGAATTTTGGCCATATTATGTGTTTTAAATACTGCCCCAAAAGTAGTGAGAATATGCGCGCTTTGAAAAGGAGTGCGCCCTATTTTTTTGTTAAGGGCTTAAGGTATTTATTGGCATTGTCTATATTTACCGTAAATATTATAATCATGATGTCGGGCTTAAAAACGTTTGTAATTTTAATTGGTTTTCTTGTATTGACAGGGTGTAAAGATGAGGGATCACATCAAATAGAGGTAGAAACCCAAGAAGAAATTGATGCCAGAACTATTAGTCAAAAAGACGTAGAAGCTATTAAATACATCGATTATGAGTTAAGTGCCGATTCGCAAAAAGCGGTGAATGATTGGCAAAAATATAAAGATCTAAATACGCAAATTGACTTCTTAAAGCGCGCCGATCTCAGTTTTTTTGAAAAAGAACGAGAGCTGATGAGAACCTTTACCTCAGAGTTTAGATCAGAGATGCCAGTACGGTTAAACACTAAAGAGATTTCTGCCAGAATTACCGCGTTAGATACCAAATTGCGCAAGTTAAATAGTCTCATGCATTTGAGTACTAGTACAAAACAAGAGAAACTAAACGGTATCGAAGAACTTCTTATCGCCTTTAGAAACCTCAAACTTCAAATTAATAAGAAATTTGAATTTGAGAAAAATAACGTGTTGCGGCCAGAATAAATTAGCGGTAACAGATATTCCATAGTTTTTATTTCTTTCCTTCTTCTCCTTCTTCAAGTTTAGTCGTTAGCGATAACACGCTGTATAAATGGTGATTGTGGTCAGTATCCTTTTAAAGCGCATAAGAGGTTTTAAACATTTGTTATTTAGGAGGTTATCTTGTAAACATACTTTTCTCAAAATTGTAAGAAATATCTCTGAGTGTTAAAAAATAATGCATTTTATCGATTTTTAGTGTATTTCAACCGAAATACCGAAATGATGTTATATATTTGTTAAACCAAATTGAAAGAATAGAATGTTTAACAAAATGATTTTGCCCCGAATCTAAATTAGACATTAAAACAATGAACTTTTTTGCCCCAAATCTATTAAAAAGCTTAACCTACTTTTTTATTAACTCTCATAAACCCCAAGCTTATGAACTTTTTTGTCCCAAACTCTGCCAAAGAACCTACTTATTTTGAAAACAAGATGCTTTCTGGTTTTCATAACACGCTAAGTTTACTTAAAAGTATATTGGCGTTAACAAAAAAAGTATTCATGCTATAACCCTTTTGGGATAGCATGAATCAATTTTTTGGTATATGCTTCTTTAGGATGGTCATATATAGCATCGGCATCATCCATTTCTTCGATTTTGCCTTGATTCATTACAATCAATTGATCAGACATGTATTTCACCACAGCTAAATCGTGTGAAATAAATATGTAAGTAAATCCAAAATTAGTCTTTAGATCATTAAGTAGATTGAGTACTTGTGCTTGCACCGAAATGTCTAAAGCAGATACAGACTCATCGCATATAATTAATTCTGGCTCTAGAGCAATAGCCCTAGCAATGCCTATACGCTGTCTTTGTCCGCCAGAAAACTCATGCGGGTAACGGTCATAAACGCTTTGGTCCAGCCCTACTTTTTCTAATAAAGACAACACTTTTTCCTTTCTATCACTATTATTATCTCCAATACCATGTACTTTCATTGGCTCTAAAATAGCAGGGCCTACAGAAAGACGCGGATTTAAAGAGGCATAAGGATCTTGAAAGATCACTTGAATGTCTTTTCTGAGATAGCGTATTTTAGATTTTGAGAATGTGGTAATATCTGCTCCTTTGTAAAAAATTTGACCTGCGGTAGCTTTGTCTAGTTGTAAAATGGCGTTAGAAAGCGTTGATTTTCCACAGCCTGATTCGCCTACCAAACCTAAGGTCTCTCCTTTATATAATTTAAATGATACGTCGTTGACGGCTTTAAACCGTTCAGGCTTTGAGAACCAACCTGATCTTGAGCTATATTCTTTTTCGAGATGAACTACCTCGAGAAGCGGCGCTTGTTGGTAGAGTTTATCGTGATGTGCTTTGCGTTCTTCTGAAGAAACCGTACTTAAGTTGATGTTGTCTTTCATAAAGTCATCTATGGTAGGCAACTGTTGCAATCGCGTTTCCATAGAAGGCTTTGAATTGATAAGTGCTTTTGTATATAGATTTTTGGGCGACTTAAAAATTTGAGCAACTGGTCCTTGCTCTACTATTTCTCCTTTATACATCACCAAAATACGGTCTGCAATTTCTGAAACTAAAGACAAGTCATGGGAAATGAACATGATACTCATCCCTTCTTCTGCTTGCAGCTGTTTTAGTAACAGGATGATCTCTTTTTGAACAGTAACGTCCAATGCTGTTGTGGGCTCATCGGCGATTAATATTTTAGGTTTACAGGCAATTGCCATAGCAATCATGACACGTTGCTTTTGTCCGCCAGAAATTTCATGAGGATATACCTTGTAGACGCGATTTGGTAATGGCAATTTCACCTTTTCAAACAGGGAAAGCACTTCGGTTTTGGCGTCTGCTTTTGACATCTTAGTGTGTTGCAATAAGATTTCCAGAACTTGAGCGCCACAGGTCATTGACGGGTTGAGAGAGCTCATGGGTTCTTGAAAAATCATTGCAATTTCTTTGCCTCTTATGTCTTGAAACTGTTTGTTGTTTAGTTGGGTAAGGTCCTGAGCTTGAAATAAAATTTCCCCAGATGTAATTTTTGAGATGCCTTTTGGCAATAATCCTAAAACGGCTAAGGAAGATACCGATTTGCCCGAACCAGATTCTCCAACAATACCCAGAATCTCATTTCCGAAGAGATCATAAGACATATGATGTATGATTTCCTTTTCAGCACCTTCCGAAGAAAAAGCGATCGAGAGGTTTTTTACGTCTAACAATTTTGGTCTTTGCATAGCTAAATGTAGTCAATTTCTTCAAAAGGGATGTGGTAAAACCGTAACCAAAAAAATATTGAATGCAGGACAACTAAAACGTTATAGTTAATCGTATATATTAACATAATTTTAATACTTTCAGCAAAATTATTAATAGCAAAACAACTTTTTATCATGAAAAACACCTTTACATTATCAATCCTATTTTTGCTAGTGATGTCTTTTGGTTTCTCCCAAGAACGTCATTGTGCAACTATGGAAAACCTTGAGCAAAGAGCACAAAATGATCCTAATTTAGAGCAGCGAATGCAGGAGATTGAAATCTTTACACAGAACAAAATTCAAGAGATGCAATCCAGCAGGATTGATGGCAGTATTATTACCATCCCTGTCGTGGTACATGTGTTGTATAGAAACAGTACCGAAAACATCAGTTTGGCTCAAATTCAGTCTCAATTAGATGTTTTAAATGAAGATTTTAGACGTACCAATCCAGATGCAGATAACGTTTGGTCTCAAGCCGCAGATTCTGAAATTGAATTCTGCTTGGTTACTGTTGATCCTAACGGAAATGCCACTACAGGAGTTACCAGAAAATCAACTACCAGGCAAAATTGGGGTACTTCAGATGATATGAAACGCACGTCGACCGGAGGCGTTAATCCATGGGATACGAGCCAGTATCTTAATATGTGGATTGTACCACAAATGTTAAACCCGCAAGGCAATACCATTTTGGGCTATGCGCAATTTCCAGGAGGGAGCGCCGCTACAGATGGAGTGGTGATGGCTTACAATTACTTTGGTCGCGTGGGCAATGTATCTGCGCCATTTGATGGTGGGAGAACAACCACGCATGAAGTGGGTCACTTTTTCAACCTTCGTCATATTTGGGGTGATGCCAATTGTGGTAATGATTTTGTAAGTGATACCCCAACTCATCAAACTTCTAATGGAGGTTGCCCAATAGGTCAAGTCTCTTGTGGGTCTACAGATATGGTTCAAAATTATATGGATTATACCAATGACTCTTGTATGAACTTATTTACCACTGGTCAAAAAAATAGAATGCGTGCCGTTTTAGCAGCAGGAGGTGTAAGACGTAGTTTGGCATTGTCAGACAAATGTGGTGCAGTAGCACAACCAACCTGTAACGATGGTATTCAAAATGGAAATGAAACTGGTGTAGATTGTGGAGGTTCTTGTTCACCTTGCCAAACAGGAAACCAATATTGCAGTTCACAAGGTGATAGTGTGAATGATGAATACATTTCAAGAGTGCAGGTAGGTAGCATTAATAATGCTTCTGGCGCGCAATTGTATTCTAATTTTACAAGTGTTTCTACAGATTTGAGCAAAGGTTCAAGCTATACATTGACCATAACTCCAACCTGGACTGGTTCTACTTATTCTGAAGGTTATGCTGCATGGATAGATTATAACGATGATGGTGACTTTAATGATGCCGGAGAACAGATTTTCTCTAAAGCATCTTCTACAGCAACGCCCGCGAGCGGTACTTTTACAGTGCCTTCAAGTGTAGCAAATGGGGATAAACGTTTGCGAGTTTCTATGAAATATAATGGCGTACCAACGTCTTGTGAAACCTTTGGCTATGGAGAGGTAGAAGATTATACCGTAACTATTACAAAAGGTTCAACTACACCGCCATCAGGATGTACAGGAGCAATTTCATCCTTTCCTTATTCAGAAGATTTTGAAAGTAACTTTGGAGCTTGGACGCAAAGCACTGGTGACGATTTTAACTGGACGAGACAATCAGGAGCAACACCTTCTGGAAGTACAGGGCCAACTAGTGCTGCTGCAGGATCTCAATATATTTTTATGGAATCTTCAGCGCCCAACTATTCTACAAAGCGTGCGATTCTAAATTCGCCATGTTTTAATTTAACAGGCCAGAGTCAAGCGACCTTCAATTTTAAATATCATATGTATGGTGCAAATACTATGGGCAATTTGAAATTGGCAGTGAGCACCAATAATGGTTCGTCTTGGACGACCGTTTGGACGAGAACAGGAAATCAAGGTAATGCTTGGTTAGACGCTAGTGTAGATTTATCAGCCTATGCCAATGGCTCTATTCAATTGCGTTTTGACGGAACGACAGGAACGACATGGCAAGGTGATATGGCGGTTGATGCCATAAGTTTGACTAATGGATCTGCCGATAAATGTGCTGGAGTTCCTGCATATAATAGCAACCAAGCGTATAGTGTTGGTCAGCAAGTCACTTTTCAAGGATCACTTTACGAGCGCACCAGCACTGGATGGGTTAATTTGGGTGCTTGTGGTACTGCGAGATTAGAAGCAGGTGCTGTGGTAAGCGCTTTAGGCTTAGAGGTTAGCATTTATCCAAACCCCGTGAATTCAAGATTATTTGTGACTTCTAACAGTGAGAATCTTTCTTACACTATTATAAATATGCTAGGTCAGCAAGTGTCAAAAGGAGTATCAAGCGCTTATGGCGTAGATGTGTCTCAATTAGAAACGGGAATGTATTTTATTGAAGTTTTCAACGGTAACGAAAAAGTATCGAAGAAGTTTATCAAAGAGTAAACCCCATTCATTTTAAAACTGAAAAGACCCAAGCGTTATGTTTGGGTCTTTTTTATGGTTTTATCTGAAATGTGAAGCGGTGTTAGAGAAGTTACGATTTAAAGAATTTTGGATAAAAGGATAGGATTTGAACTATACGTGTATGATTTCATTATCATGTAAAAGCGCATCGCCTCGTAATCTTAAGAAAATCTGTGCCACAGCAATGGTATCTTTTTCGCAATAGACAATAATACGGTCTACTTCCTTTTCTTGATAATACACACGATAAACCTCACTACCATCAATATCATCTTTTGGGGACGGAATACCTAAAACATTAGTCAATAACTTTAACGAGGTGTAGGTTTTATAATCGCCAAACTTCCAAAGCTCTAAGGTATCTAGATGAGGAACTTCCCAAGGTTTCTTGCCAAAGAGATTTAGTTTGTATGGTAGTTCGATATGGTGAATGATCATTCGCCTTGCAATGTATGGAAAATCAAACTCCTTGCCATTGTGCGCGCAAAGCAAATGCCTGTTCTCGCTAAAATGGGTTGTAATCAAATTCTTGAAATCTTTCAGGATTTTAACTTCATCACCAAAGAAGGAGGTCACCCTAAATTTACGAACGTCACCTTCCATTTTAAAGTAGCCTACTGAAATGCATACAATTTTGCCAAATTCGGCCCAAATCCCAGCCCTATCGTAAAATTCTTCAGCAGTATATTCATCTCGTCTTTGGTATTGTGATTTGTGAGACCAAAGTTCTTGCTTGGTCGTATCCAACTCAGAGAAGTGTTCCGTTTCAGGAACCGTCTCAATATCGAGAAAAAGAATGTTTTCTAAGTTGAGTTTTGAGATCATGCGCAATTTTTAATTGACAAGTACACTTGGGTATAAGTAATTACATAAGAACAAATTACAAAAAAAAATTTAGTTCCGAAGCTATTATTTTTAGCTCTTGCGAAACTAAAGATTAGAAAATTTAATTGTTTTCTAACATCTTATAAGCTTCTTCAATATATACCGAAATGTCCTTGGTAAAAGCGCCAACTCCCTCATCTGGTGATTTGTGATGTCCTAATCTCACAATGATGATGTTGTCATTGGGCTCAACAATAACGTATTGACCGAGATGACCGCGCATCATAAAAAAATCTTTATCTCCTTGTCTGTCTAACCACCAGCCATAGCCGTATTCTGGACTATCAGGAAAGCGAGGCTTAATAGAGGTGGCAATAAAGGTAGAGTCTAGAAGTTGCTCACCATCCCATTGGCCATAATCTTTATAGAGTTTACCCATCCGTGCAAAATCTTTAGCATTACTAGCAATACAACAGTAGGCCTTGACCAGGTCGTGAGATTCGCTATCAACTTGCCAAAGTGTTGCATTTTCACTGCCTAGAGGCTTCCAAAAGCTCTCTTCTAGATAATCGTACATTTTTTTGCCAGTAGCTTTTTCTATAACCATGGCTAGCATTTGTGTATCTCCGCTAGCATATTTAAAACGTTGCCCGGGTTCATCAACAACTTCAAGCCCATTGATCACCTTGGCTAAATCATCGTCAAAATAAGCTCTTGTAGTTATAGATAATGGCGAATAATAAGCTTCATCCCAATTGGTGCCAGATGCCATGGAAGACAGATCTCCTACGGTCATTTTTGAGGCTTTATCTTCGCAAAACTCAGGCAAAAAATCACAAACGGGTTGGTCTAAATTTTTGATATGACCTTGCATGATGGCCTTGCCCAATAAGGCAGAGACATAGCTTTTTGCCATTGAAAAGGAGTTGGATCTGGAGTTTTCATCAAAACCGTCATAATAGCTTTCAAACCAAATGCTATCATTCTTGATGATGACATACGCAATGGTACCCCAATCTTTATTGACTTTTTGAAGTTTTTCTGTGGCCTCGACGCTGTTGTAATTTGTGTGATTTGGCCAAGGTTGTGCTGAGCCGGCTTCAATGGGTTGGTTGTCAAATTCTTTATAATCTTCTAAATAGGCTGTAGAGTGGCCTTTGAGATAAATAGTTCTTACAGCTTTGATAAGGTAATCGGTGTCTGTGATGTATAATATGGCAATGGTTAATGCAAAGAAAACAATTAAAAACTTTATAAGGCTTTTCAAGAATTTCATACTTTATTTATTTGATTTTAAAAATTTGAACTTGTTTTTACAAAACTGTTTAACGGCAACATAATAGTTTCATTAAATGTAGCCGGTTATATTCTTTTCTTTGTCAACTAGAAATACGGTTTTCAGGACATTTATTTTTATTTAAATGTTCTTTTTGATGTCCAAAATTTCAGATCCTGTAAATATAAACTTTTCATAGCAAGTTGTTTTCGATGATTTGCGATATCGGGACTCAACTACCAAGGCATAAATAAACAAGAAATAAAACTTGATTATTTTAAGATGGAATGTGTTCATTTATTCGTTTTCAGTTAAACAGTAAAATTCAATAAAAACCCACTAGCCAATTTTGAATTTTTTGGTTCCTAAAAATTACCGTTTTAAAGTAAAATGGGAACGAAAAATTCGCATTGTGCCGTCCGATGGTTTGTTATATTCGACGGAAAACCAGTAATCACTTACAGGCATTTTATTTCCATTATACATGCCATCCCAACCGTTTTCAAAGGCACTCAATTCCTTTAATAATTTACCGTAACGATCAAATATGTATATTTTAGCGTTTGGTAAATCTGCTATATTTCGAATATTCCATCTGTCGTTTTTATCGTCATCGTTTGGTGTAAAAAACAAGGGGTAATCTATAATACTTTTTGCGACCATTAATAGGTTACAATTATACAAATCCCTAACATAAATGATTTGCTCCCCACCAGATACGTTTTCAAAAATGGAACTTGATTGCCATACTCCATTTTCTAGGCGATATTCATAATCTCCGTTTCCTATGACTGATACTTCTAAAATAGTATTATCTAAAAAAAGACCACTAGTTTGTTCAACCATAATACTTTCGGGAGGATAAGAATCAACAACCATTGTACTTTTGGAAAAGACGCAATTTGTATCTTTATCTGTTATTAAAACGGTATAGTTACCAGCCTCCATTGGATAGTACGAGGCACTCATCTCTCCAGAAATTAAGAAGGAATTAGGATTGTTTAGCACCTCTTGTTCTGTGCCATTATACCATTGAAAATCGTATTCAGAACTACTTAGCTGAGTATCTATTGGAGGTTTTGGTAAAAACGTATTAGTTGTTGCAGGTACTACCATATCGTTATTAGACAAGCAAATAACATACTCATCTGCAATGTATATATCTGATAAAGAATTCACACTAATAATTAAAGGAATCACATGGAAACAATCGGTTGTAGTAGCATCTAAAGGAACTACTCTAATATATATGGTTTCAGAACCACTGATTGTGTTAGTGTATGAATTAGGATCTGTAATTTCGTTAGTTTGTAATCCTTCTTCAGCATCAGATAATGAAGTGAAGTATGAATAGTCATAATCGGTGAGTTCAGAAATTAAACTATTTGCTTCTGTAAGATTAAATATGGTAAATCCATCTTGATTTTGATCTATATCACATTCTTGAAGAGCAATCGTGTTAATATTGTTAGGTAATTCATAAACCGTAATCTCAAAATCAGTAACGATATAACAAGAATCGGCTCCAGAATTTTGTATTCGCATCCAAATTGTGGAAGTTCCGCTCTCATAATTTGCAATATTTGGTATAGGATTTAAAAAATTATTAGCATCATTTTCAGAAATGTGATAGCTAATGTCGTAGCCAGCCTGATTTTGGAGTACAACGGACGTATTTTGACTTAAATCAAATGAATCGACACCAACACTATCTGCACAGCCAAATAAATCTATTGGCTCGGTATATTCAAAATTTCCTAGAATAATTGATATGGGTTGGCTCTGCGTACAATCGGCCAAGGACTCAACGAGAAGCCGATAATCGTCGCTTGCAGGTAATCCTAGCGGCAAGGATAAGGTGATAGTGGTATCACTATTTGTAACTACATTTTCCAAAGTTATACTATTTTCAAAACTACCACTTGAATCACTAAGTATTACCGCAAAATTCGTATTAGGATCGAAGATGCCAGTAAGTTCAAAGCTTAAAGTGAAATCTTCAGTACTACAAAGTTCTATAGATGGGTTTGGGGCGGTGATATTTATGCTTTTTAATACATCATCATATACAGATACAAAGATCTGACCGTTAGATGCATAAGCAGTTACAACATCATTATATGCCGTGTTTCTGTCAATATTATGGCTATCCCCATTGGCAATAACAATCGGAGCGTTAAACGTATCTCCTTGATTAAAGCTTACGCTCATAACCAATTCACCATTAAGATTCTGATACCCATCAATTATCGTTCCTTGACTATCAGCAAAAAGAGTGCGTGCATTAAACGTAAGATCGTTACTGCCAAATGTTATCTGAGAGACCGAACCGTCCGCGACATCAATTTTATATCCATCAGAACCACTTCCTGCGACAAATATGAATGTGCCACAGGGTCCATCGCTTAAAGTATAGCTTGAATAGTACACATTATTTAAAGAACTCAAATCTATTTGTGTAAAATTATCACCATTATCTATACTTTTAAATAAATCTAATGATGGATTATCTCTTGGAGCATAAATAGTTCCATTTAGGTCGGTAAGAATATCTGAATACGCAAAATTTGGTAAGTTTATATTAGAAAAAGAACCAATACCATTATCCGTATTAACATAAATATTTTCTCCTGATCTATCCGAAATATAAATATTAGACCCGTAAGTAGCGATGTGCACCGTTTCTATTAACTCAATTGCGACTTCTGAAGGATCTGCAGTACCAACTGTTATTTCTGGCGAGAAAGTAACGCCTTGATCTTCACTTTTACTAAGCTTTATATTATTGTTTTCAACCCAAGAAACAAAAATATATCCTTGGGAACTAACTGCGATTTCAGGTTCGCTGCTATACGGTGTTACTGAAATACTTGGGAGAAAACTTGCGCCTCTGTTGGTGCTTTTTGCAACCCGTGTGCCTTCGCTACCTGTAAAAACCACATAAATATTTCCAGAGTTATCAATTGCAATATTTCTGCTAGTATTAGCTTTACCTATATTGTTGTTAATGCCAACATCACTTACCGAAATATTGGTGTATAATGGGTTTTGCGAAAACATGCTACCATAAAATACAAAGGCTAAGATATAGATTTTAGCATTGCGTTTCTTTTTGCTGTATTTTGGAATAGTTAATTTAAATTTTTGCTGGATAAGACTAAAATTTAAAAGCGTTCTAATTTTGCCTGAGTAG
Proteins encoded in this window:
- a CDS encoding serine hydrolase produces the protein MKFLKSLIKFLIVFFALTIAILYITDTDYLIKAVRTIYLKGHSTAYLEDYKEFDNQPIEAGSAQPWPNHTNYNSVEATEKLQKVNKDWGTIAYVIIKNDSIWFESYYDGFDENSRSNSFSMAKSYVSALLGKAIMQGHIKNLDQPVCDFLPEFCEDKASKMTVGDLSSMASGTNWDEAYYSPLSITTRAYFDDDLAKVINGLEVVDEPGQRFKYASGDTQMLAMVIEKATGKKMYDYLEESFWKPLGSENATLWQVDSESHDLVKAYCCIASNAKDFARMGKLYKDYGQWDGEQLLDSTFIATSIKPRFPDSPEYGYGWWLDRQGDKDFFMMRGHLGQYVIVEPNDNIIIVRLGHHKSPDEGVGAFTKDISVYIEEAYKMLENN
- a CDS encoding 3'-5' exonuclease, which codes for MISKLNLENILFLDIETVPETEHFSELDTTKQELWSHKSQYQRRDEYTAEEFYDRAGIWAEFGKIVCISVGYFKMEGDVRKFRVTSFFGDEVKILKDFKNLITTHFSENRHLLCAHNGKEFDFPYIARRMIIHHIELPYKLNLFGKKPWEVPHLDTLELWKFGDYKTYTSLKLLTNVLGIPSPKDDIDGSEVYRVYYQEKEVDRIIVYCEKDTIAVAQIFLRLRGDALLHDNEIIHV
- a CDS encoding GEVED domain-containing protein, which produces MKNTFTLSILFLLVMSFGFSQERHCATMENLEQRAQNDPNLEQRMQEIEIFTQNKIQEMQSSRIDGSIITIPVVVHVLYRNSTENISLAQIQSQLDVLNEDFRRTNPDADNVWSQAADSEIEFCLVTVDPNGNATTGVTRKSTTRQNWGTSDDMKRTSTGGVNPWDTSQYLNMWIVPQMLNPQGNTILGYAQFPGGSAATDGVVMAYNYFGRVGNVSAPFDGGRTTTHEVGHFFNLRHIWGDANCGNDFVSDTPTHQTSNGGCPIGQVSCGSTDMVQNYMDYTNDSCMNLFTTGQKNRMRAVLAAGGVRRSLALSDKCGAVAQPTCNDGIQNGNETGVDCGGSCSPCQTGNQYCSSQGDSVNDEYISRVQVGSINNASGAQLYSNFTSVSTDLSKGSSYTLTITPTWTGSTYSEGYAAWIDYNDDGDFNDAGEQIFSKASSTATPASGTFTVPSSVANGDKRLRVSMKYNGVPTSCETFGYGEVEDYTVTITKGSTTPPSGCTGAISSFPYSEDFESNFGAWTQSTGDDFNWTRQSGATPSGSTGPTSAAAGSQYIFMESSAPNYSTKRAILNSPCFNLTGQSQATFNFKYHMYGANTMGNLKLAVSTNNGSSWTTVWTRTGNQGNAWLDASVDLSAYANGSIQLRFDGTTGTTWQGDMAVDAISLTNGSADKCAGVPAYNSNQAYSVGQQVTFQGSLYERTSTGWVNLGACGTARLEAGAVVSALGLEVSIYPNPVNSRLFVTSNSENLSYTIINMLGQQVSKGVSSAYGVDVSQLETGMYFIEVFNGNEKVSKKFIKE
- a CDS encoding ABC transporter ATP-binding protein — encoded protein: MQRPKLLDVKNLSIAFSSEGAEKEIIHHMSYDLFGNEILGIVGESGSGKSVSSLAVLGLLPKGISKITSGEILFQAQDLTQLNNKQFQDIRGKEIAMIFQEPMSSLNPSMTCGAQVLEILLQHTKMSKADAKTEVLSLFEKVKLPLPNRVYKVYPHEISGGQKQRVMIAMAIACKPKILIADEPTTALDVTVQKEIILLLKQLQAEEGMSIMFISHDLSLVSEIADRILVMYKGEIVEQGPVAQIFKSPKNLYTKALINSKPSMETRLQQLPTIDDFMKDNINLSTVSSEERKAHHDKLYQQAPLLEVVHLEKEYSSRSGWFSKPERFKAVNDVSFKLYKGETLGLVGESGCGKSTLSNAILQLDKATAGQIFYKGADITTFSKSKIRYLRKDIQVIFQDPYASLNPRLSVGPAILEPMKVHGIGDNNSDRKEKVLSLLEKVGLDQSVYDRYPHEFSGGQRQRIGIARAIALEPELIICDESVSALDISVQAQVLNLLNDLKTNFGFTYIFISHDLAVVKYMSDQLIVMNQGKIEEMDDADAIYDHPKEAYTKKLIHAIPKGL
- a CDS encoding NAD-dependent epimerase/dehydratase family protein, with translation MAKILIIGAGGQIGSELTIKLRDLYGKDNVIASDINYQNSEVVNSGLFEIVDAQDYASVKICVDKHKIDTIYLLAAMLSATGEKYPMKAWDLNMNSLFHVLNLAKDGIIKHVFWPSSIAVFGDTTPRTDTPQHTSMEPSTVYGITKQVGERWCEYYHDKYGVDVRSLRYPGIISWKTMPGGGTTDYAVEIFHQAILDQSYESFLSKDTELPMIFMDDAIDATVKIMQAPADTVKIRSSYNLAAISFTPEMLSEIIKRHIPEFKMFYRPDFRQDIADSWPKSIDDSAARNDWGWSHSFDLEAIAKEMLTQLGEKYKDTKKR